One Nostoc sp. CENA543 genomic window, TATCGCTACCAGGAAAAAATAAGGGATCTACAACATAGGAATCGGTAGTAAAAGCTAGTCTATCTCCTTGTAGTAAAAGTTGAGATAAATTAAAGCTGGCTTGGTCTTCTAATTGCGAGAGAATGGGGTTATCAAAACTACTGACAAAAATATCATCAATTAAGTCGCGCATCGCTTTACCACCGCTACCATGTGCGAGGGTAATCTGTGTATCTTTGATTGGATGATGGCGACGACGATTTTGGGTGATTTTTTGTAATAGTGGGTTAGGTATTGAGTTGGTTTTTGAAACATCCATTTTTTATAATTCGCAGTTTTTAATATGGAATATTAGGGTAAGGTGAGTTACATATTTGGTAACACACCTTACTATTTATTTGTCAGTTTTATCTACCTGTTTCATCGTGTCTACCACGATGGCGATCGCAGTGTAAAATACCATTAACAGCCCAGTTTTCCCGCTCAAATTCATCGATGTGAATTGTAATCCATTCAGGCTTAGTATCTAATGCTGCAACCATCGCATTAGTAATGGCTTCTACTAAATGCCGTTTTTTTTCGATGGAGTGTCCTCTGGCAATTTTTACGGTGACAAATGGCATACAAATGTTCCTCGCAGTGTTGTTGTGTGGAGTGTATCGCTGCTTTTTGGAGGTTATGGAGATGTGACTGCTCTTTGTGGCATTGCAGTCGAAAATCTGCCATATTTATAGTATGCGGCACAAGCCCCTTCAGAAGAAACCATGCAAGTCCCAATTGGGGTTTCGGGTGTGCAAGCTGTTCCAAAAACTTTACATTGCCAAGGTTTCAGCACTCCTTTGAGAATTTCACCACATTGACAAGCTTTGTGGTCAGCAATTTTTTGGTTAGGAATGGTAAATTTTAATTCCGCATCAAATTGGGCATATTCTGGGCGAATTTTTAAGCCGGAGTTGGGGATTTCATTTAAGCCACGCCATTCAAAAGTTTCGCGGACTGCAAATACTTGATTCATGGCTTTTAGTGCTATTTGATTTCCCTCTTTTTGGACTAATCGATTGTATTGGTTTTCGACTTCACAGCGATTTTCTATTAGTTGCTGTAATAACATCCAAATTGATTGGAGAATATCTAAGGGTTCAAAACCTGAGACAACTATGGGTTTATGATATTTCTGGGAAATAAATTCATAAGGTGCAGTACCAATTACCATACTGACATGACCAGGCCCGACAAATCCATCTAGTTGTAAGTCTGGGTTATCTAATAATGCTTCTAAAGCTGGAATCACTAGAACGTGATTCGTAAACATACTAAAGTTTTGAATATTTTCCTCGGCTGCTTGGAGGATGGTAAAAGCGGTGCTAGGTGCTGTAGTTTCAAAGCCAATACCAAAAAATACTACCTCTTTATCGGGGTTATTTTTAGCAATTTGTAGGCTATCGAGAGGTGAGTAAACCATGCGAATATCTGCGCCTGCGGCTCTGGCTTGTAGTAGGCTATATTTAGAGCCGGGGACGCGCATGGTGTCGCCAAAGGTTGTTAAAATGACATTGGGATTTTGAGCGATCGCGATCGCATCATCTAATCTACCCTTGGGCATGACGCACACTGGACAACCAGGCCCGTGAATTAGTTCAATGTTTGCTGGTAAGATTTCTTCGATACCGTATTTAAAAATAGAATGGGTATGCCCGCCGCATACTTCCATAATTTTTATATGTTTATCTATTTGGGAACTTAATTTTTCTATTTCCCGGCGTAAGGCTTCGGCTTTTTCTGGTTCGCGGAATTCGTCTACGTATTTCATAATTTTAGGGAATAAGGAATAGGGAATAGGGTTCGGGAAATAGGGCATGGGGTATTGGGCATTGACGTAAATATTTCTCCCTTGTCTACCTTGTCTACCTTGTCTCCCCCTGCCCAGGTTCTCTAATTTTGAATTTTGAATTTTGAATTTTGAATTTTGAATTAATTAGCCCCCTGCCCCACTGCCTCCTGTCACTAACGCGATTTCTTCTAATAATTTAAGCGTCTCTGCTGCTTCTTGTTCGTTGATTCTATTCATGGCGAAACCAACGTGAACTAATACCCAGTCTCCTACGCATGATTCGGGGGGATGTTGTTCGTCTACTATGCAGGCGATGTTTACTTGGCGTTTGACTCCACCAATGTTTACTATGGCTAGTTTTTGGTTAGTGTCACTGATTTCTACTATTTGTCCGGGGATTCCTAAACACATTTTTATGTTCCTTGGTGGGGTGGGAGGAAGAGTTTTTATCACGCATTCGCCCTTGGCGTTCCGCTTGCAGTAGGCGCAAAGACGCAAAGGTATAAGAGGGGTTTTTGGGTGGGGATTTATGAATTTTTGATGGCGGCGGTGATTAGGGCTTGTCCTAGTGATAAACCACCGTCGTTCGTGGGAATTAGGCTGTGGGTGAGGATGTTTATTTGTAGTTTTTTTAATTGGCTTTTTACTAGGTTTAATAAAATTGTGTTTTGAAATACTCCTCCGGTTAATACAACTTGATTAAATGTGTGTTCTTGATGTAGGAGTTTAACCATTTCTACAATGACATTAGCTAAACTTTGATGAAATTTAGCGGCTATGATTGGCTGGGGTGTCTGTTGCTTAATATCATTAAGTAAATATTGCCACATGGGGCTGGACTCTATACAATAAATACTATCGAAAAAGCTCAGACGAAAAGGGTAGTTTGCAGTTTCTTTAGGATTATTTAATGTGTGAATATCGGCTATGGCTTCAAGTGCGATCGCAGCTTGTCCTTCATAGCTACATTCTGCGGTACAAATGCCAATAGCCGCCGCCACAGCGTCAAATAGTCTTCCGACTGAAGAAGCTAAGGGGGCATTAATACCTTTTTCTACAAGCTGATTC contains:
- a CDS encoding 4-oxalocrotonate tautomerase family protein, which codes for MPFVTVKIARGHSIEKKRHLVEAITNAMVAALDTKPEWITIHIDEFERENWAVNGILHCDRHRGRHDETGR
- the hypD gene encoding hydrogenase formation protein HypD, whose translation is MKYVDEFREPEKAEALRREIEKLSSQIDKHIKIMEVCGGHTHSIFKYGIEEILPANIELIHGPGCPVCVMPKGRLDDAIAIAQNPNVILTTFGDTMRVPGSKYSLLQARAAGADIRMVYSPLDSLQIAKNNPDKEVVFFGIGFETTAPSTAFTILQAAEENIQNFSMFTNHVLVIPALEALLDNPDLQLDGFVGPGHVSMVIGTAPYEFISQKYHKPIVVSGFEPLDILQSIWMLLQQLIENRCEVENQYNRLVQKEGNQIALKAMNQVFAVRETFEWRGLNEIPNSGLKIRPEYAQFDAELKFTIPNQKIADHKACQCGEILKGVLKPWQCKVFGTACTPETPIGTCMVSSEGACAAYYKYGRFSTAMPQRAVTSP
- a CDS encoding HypC/HybG/HupF family hydrogenase formation chaperone, whose product is MCLGIPGQIVEISDTNQKLAIVNIGGVKRQVNIACIVDEQHPPESCVGDWVLVHVGFAMNRINEQEAAETLKLLEEIALVTGGSGAGG